From Pandoraea vervacti, the proteins below share one genomic window:
- the egtD gene encoding L-histidine N(alpha)-methyltransferase, with translation MLQATQTNQSTAFVCPSLPENAFATDVLAGLSHTPKSLPSVWLYDQRGSELFEDITGLDEYYQTRTETALLGECAAAIADVIGPDAVVVEFGSGSSRKTPLLLDALVTPRAYVPVDIADDFLDDAVAALARRCPGIPMLPVRADFTRPFHLPPQLRNTQGPRLGFFPGSTIGNFAPAQAAAFLAHVGKMLGPRRRMVVGVDACKDPAVLLPAYDDARGVTAQFDLNVLVRINRELDGDLPLDAFRHEARFNAAASRIEMHLVAQRPFTATVLGRRFGFTAGESIHTENSYKYGKTEFRALAHSAGWDIERVWLDARARFAVYLLRPTGD, from the coding sequence ATGTTGCAAGCTACCCAAACCAATCAAAGCACGGCCTTCGTTTGCCCGTCGCTGCCGGAAAACGCTTTTGCCACCGACGTGCTTGCCGGCCTGAGCCACACCCCGAAGTCGCTGCCCAGCGTCTGGCTCTACGACCAGCGCGGCAGCGAACTCTTCGAAGACATCACCGGCCTGGACGAGTACTACCAGACACGCACCGAAACGGCCCTGCTCGGTGAATGTGCGGCGGCGATCGCCGACGTCATCGGCCCGGATGCCGTCGTCGTCGAATTCGGCAGCGGGTCGAGCCGCAAGACGCCCCTGCTGCTCGATGCGCTGGTCACGCCGCGCGCCTACGTGCCCGTCGACATCGCAGACGACTTTCTCGACGACGCCGTTGCCGCGCTCGCTCGCCGCTGCCCCGGCATTCCCATGCTGCCGGTACGCGCCGATTTCACTCGTCCGTTCCATCTGCCGCCGCAGTTGCGGAACACGCAGGGCCCGCGTCTGGGCTTTTTCCCCGGCTCGACGATCGGCAACTTTGCGCCCGCGCAGGCCGCTGCGTTTCTCGCTCATGTGGGCAAGATGCTCGGCCCGCGCCGCCGCATGGTGGTCGGCGTCGATGCCTGCAAGGACCCGGCCGTGCTGCTGCCCGCCTACGACGACGCGCGTGGCGTGACGGCACAGTTCGATCTGAACGTGCTCGTGCGCATCAACCGTGAGCTCGACGGTGACCTGCCGCTGGACGCCTTCCGCCACGAAGCCCGCTTCAACGCGGCTGCCAGCCGCATCGAGATGCATCTGGTCGCACAGCGGCCCTTTACCGCCACGGTGCTGGGCCGGCGCTTTGGCTTCACCGCCGGCGAATCGATCCATACCGAGAACTCCTACAAGTACGGAAAGACCGAATTCCGTGCGCTGGCGCACTCGGCTGGCTGGGACATCGAACGTGTCTGGCTGGACGCCCGCGCGCGTTTCGCCGTCTATCTCCTGCGCCCCACCGGCGACTGA
- a CDS encoding DUF4088 family protein: MSRIALTLSDSALADLQKDFDAFVRISSAVDRHFTPPPFDDFLRARLLDSTVPLTEAAVAQLLAGGHYAWAKRTFDKQFPDVVSIILNQARQHGFYFVSRPEWSREDMSRQASRWAEGIVREAKGEERIVESLAGQIVTSAQDLRTLEATLQTPAWRTASVLRERVFEAKRAVESARSLQAREKLGELRALLDLAVIYGSVGTQEAEQILEYLGVLRPELFNDDPGLLERFAAWLRRLLTPSVTRPSPAPEIQVPTLATEATHQSAEPLQTPIAR; the protein is encoded by the coding sequence ATGAGCCGCATCGCCCTCACCCTTTCCGATTCCGCGCTGGCCGATCTGCAAAAGGACTTCGATGCCTTCGTGCGCATCTCCTCCGCCGTCGACCGTCATTTCACCCCGCCACCGTTCGACGACTTCCTTCGCGCCCGTCTGCTCGACAGCACGGTGCCGCTCACTGAGGCCGCTGTCGCCCAGTTGCTCGCGGGCGGCCACTACGCGTGGGCCAAACGCACGTTCGACAAGCAGTTTCCGGATGTCGTCTCGATCATCCTGAATCAGGCACGCCAGCACGGGTTCTATTTCGTTTCGCGTCCGGAATGGTCGCGTGAAGACATGTCGCGTCAGGCCAGCCGCTGGGCGGAAGGCATCGTGCGCGAAGCCAAGGGCGAGGAGCGCATCGTGGAGTCGCTTGCCGGGCAGATCGTGACGTCGGCGCAGGACCTGCGCACGCTGGAGGCGACGTTGCAGACACCGGCATGGCGCACCGCTTCGGTGCTTCGCGAACGTGTATTCGAGGCGAAACGCGCCGTGGAGAGCGCACGCTCGCTGCAAGCGCGGGAAAAGCTCGGTGAATTGCGCGCCCTGCTCGATCTGGCGGTGATCTACGGCTCGGTCGGGACCCAGGAAGCCGAGCAGATTCTGGAATATCTGGGCGTGCTGCGCCCCGAGCTGTTCAACGACGATCCCGGGCTCCTGGAGCGATTCGCCGCATGGTTGCGACGGCTGCTCACGCCAAGCGTGACACGCCCCTCGCCCGCCCCCGAAATCCAGGTGCCGACCCTCGCGACCGAAGCCACGCACCAGAGCGCCGAACCGCTGCAAACGCCCATCGCGCGCTAA
- a CDS encoding DMT family transporter, which produces MTTQLAYLAALGAALCWACSGMIAITPVRQAGSFPFNYARMLLVFAMLLFALAVLRGWAALSLEQWLRLTASGLIGILVGDTILYTSLGRLGPRRNSIVFATNAPMTAVLGYVWLGEALGWRAVIGVALVTAGVALAIAFGGRREDAHHWESVRGDVRVGVAIGLAAALCHSVGTLIAKPVMAAGVDPVGASAVRVGVSALGLTIIAARRGRAIFSAFTPGTLALTAVSGFVGVALGMTLLLYGMGHGNTGVIATLSATTPVMVLPLLWIRTRQRPAAGAWLGALVASAGVALIFNR; this is translated from the coding sequence ATGACAACCCAACTCGCCTACCTCGCCGCGCTCGGTGCCGCCCTTTGCTGGGCCTGCAGCGGCATGATCGCCATCACGCCTGTCCGTCAGGCAGGTTCGTTCCCTTTCAACTACGCCCGGATGTTGCTGGTCTTCGCGATGTTGCTGTTCGCACTCGCGGTGCTGCGCGGCTGGGCGGCGCTATCGCTCGAGCAGTGGCTGCGACTTACGGCATCGGGGTTGATCGGCATCCTCGTGGGCGACACGATTCTCTACACGTCGCTCGGCCGTCTCGGGCCGCGACGCAACTCCATCGTCTTTGCCACCAATGCGCCGATGACAGCCGTGCTCGGTTATGTCTGGCTGGGCGAAGCGCTGGGATGGCGCGCGGTCATCGGCGTTGCGCTGGTCACGGCAGGCGTGGCGCTGGCCATTGCGTTCGGCGGGCGCCGTGAGGACGCCCATCACTGGGAGTCGGTGCGTGGCGACGTGCGGGTCGGCGTTGCCATTGGACTGGCGGCGGCGCTATGTCACTCGGTCGGCACGCTGATCGCCAAGCCGGTCATGGCGGCAGGCGTGGATCCGGTGGGCGCGTCGGCGGTGCGTGTGGGGGTGTCGGCGTTGGGACTGACGATCATTGCGGCGCGGCGAGGGCGTGCCATCTTTTCGGCCTTCACGCCGGGAACGCTCGCGCTGACGGCAGTCTCCGGCTTCGTGGGCGTGGCGCTCGGCATGACGCTGCTGCTCTACGGGATGGGGCATGGCAACACCGGGGTCATCGCGACGCTCTCGGCCACCACGCCCGTGATGGTGTTGCCGCTGCTGTGGATCCGCACCCGGCAGCGACCGGCAGCCGGGGCGTGGCTGGGAGCGTTGGTCGCCAGTGCCGGTGTGGCCTTGATCTTCAACCGGTGA
- a CDS encoding nitrate reductase associated protein: protein MHLYQRLPIFVFEIEACENLKFITMAIRFNLDRNGLHLSLADWQRLPQEARETLASCVPGDEDFAARLDEIARAHLGQDVERSVDAASSAWQNVNALPPGLLRQCELADLLPPDVLDWGALTPFRRYVLTKLSRRDTLNHCFVPAMLEFGLAQTQVEL from the coding sequence ATGCACCTTTATCAGCGTCTGCCGATCTTTGTTTTCGAGATCGAAGCCTGTGAAAACCTGAAGTTCATCACGATGGCCATCCGCTTCAATCTCGATCGCAACGGCCTGCATCTGTCGCTGGCGGACTGGCAGCGCCTACCGCAAGAAGCGCGTGAGACGCTTGCGTCGTGTGTGCCGGGAGATGAGGATTTTGCGGCGCGTCTCGATGAAATCGCACGCGCGCACCTCGGGCAGGACGTCGAGCGCAGTGTCGACGCGGCATCCAGCGCGTGGCAGAACGTGAACGCTCTGCCACCGGGCCTGCTCAGACAGTGTGAACTGGCCGACCTGCTGCCGCCGGACGTTCTCGACTGGGGCGCCCTCACGCCGTTTCGTCGCTACGTGCTGACGAAGCTGTCGCGTCGCGACACGCTCAATCACTGCTTTGTCCCCGCCATGCTCGAATTCGGACTTGCGCAAACGCAAGTCGAACTCTAG
- the garD gene encoding galactarate dehydratase — MASTKDMGGAAKDAKDAPRYIRMQAQDNVAIVVNDGGLPAGSRFADGLTLVDAVPQGHKVALADLAEGAAVIRYGVVIGYAAQPLPAGSWVNERNLAMPGAPSLDRLPISTQVPAELPPLDGFTFQGYRNADGSVGTRNILAITTTVQCVAGVVEFAVKRIKETLLAQYPNVDDVVALEHTYGCGVAIDAPDAIVPIRTLRNIATNPNFGGEVMVVSLGCEKLQPERLLPAGSIPIGSAGADGKPDTVCLQDEAHVGFLSMIESILTTARAHLERLNARRRETVPASELIVGVQCGGSDAFSGVTANPAVGFATDLLVRAGATVLFSEVTEVRDGIDQLTSRAATPEVAEAMIREMAWYDAYLERGRVDRSANTTPGNKRGGLSNIVEKAMGSIVKSGSGPIHGVIAPGAKLDRARQRGLIYAATPASDFICGTLQLAAGINLHVFTTGRGTPYGLAEVPVIKVATRSDLARRWHDLMDVDAGRIATGEATIEDVGWQLFHLMLAVASGEKTWAERWGLHNALTLFNPAPVT, encoded by the coding sequence ATGGCATCGACGAAGGACATGGGCGGCGCTGCGAAAGACGCGAAAGACGCGCCGCGCTATATCAGGATGCAGGCGCAGGACAATGTCGCCATCGTGGTCAACGACGGCGGGTTGCCTGCGGGCAGCCGGTTCGCCGACGGGCTCACGCTCGTCGACGCCGTGCCGCAAGGCCACAAGGTCGCATTGGCGGATCTGGCCGAAGGCGCGGCTGTCATTCGCTACGGCGTGGTGATCGGCTACGCGGCGCAGCCGTTACCGGCGGGAAGCTGGGTCAACGAGCGCAACCTGGCAATGCCGGGCGCGCCGTCGCTCGATCGTCTGCCGATCAGCACGCAGGTGCCCGCCGAGCTGCCACCGCTCGACGGCTTTACGTTTCAGGGATATCGCAACGCGGACGGCTCCGTCGGCACGCGCAACATTCTGGCGATCACGACGACGGTCCAATGCGTGGCGGGGGTGGTCGAGTTCGCCGTCAAGCGGATCAAGGAGACGTTGCTCGCGCAGTACCCCAATGTCGACGACGTCGTCGCGCTTGAGCACACGTACGGCTGCGGTGTGGCCATCGATGCGCCCGACGCCATCGTGCCCATCCGCACGTTGCGCAACATCGCCACGAATCCCAACTTCGGCGGCGAGGTCATGGTCGTGAGTCTCGGATGCGAGAAGTTGCAGCCCGAGCGCCTGCTTCCTGCCGGCAGCATTCCCATCGGCAGTGCCGGGGCGGACGGCAAGCCCGATACCGTCTGCTTGCAGGACGAGGCGCACGTCGGTTTTCTGTCGATGATCGAATCGATTCTGACGACGGCGCGCGCGCATCTCGAACGATTGAATGCGCGACGACGCGAGACGGTGCCGGCGTCCGAGCTGATCGTCGGCGTGCAGTGCGGCGGCAGCGACGCCTTCTCCGGCGTCACGGCCAATCCCGCCGTGGGGTTCGCCACCGACTTGCTGGTGCGCGCGGGCGCGACCGTGCTGTTCTCCGAAGTCACCGAGGTGCGCGACGGTATCGATCAACTCACGTCACGCGCGGCCACGCCGGAAGTGGCCGAAGCGATGATTCGCGAAATGGCCTGGTACGACGCCTATCTGGAGCGCGGTCGTGTCGATCGCAGCGCCAACACGACGCCGGGCAACAAGCGAGGCGGCCTGTCGAACATCGTCGAGAAAGCCATGGGATCGATCGTGAAGTCGGGAAGCGGTCCGATTCACGGGGTGATCGCGCCCGGCGCGAAACTGGATCGCGCGCGCCAGCGTGGACTGATTTACGCCGCGACACCGGCCAGCGATTTCATCTGCGGCACGTTGCAGTTGGCGGCCGGGATCAACCTGCACGTGTTCACCACGGGGCGCGGCACGCCCTACGGCCTCGCGGAAGTTCCCGTGATCAAGGTGGCGACGCGCTCGGATCTCGCGCGTCGGTGGCACGATCTGATGGACGTGGATGCGGGACGTATCGCGACGGGGGAGGCCACCATCGAGGACGTGGGCTGGCAGTTGTTCCACCTCATGCTGGCGGTCGCGAGCGGCGAAAAGACATGGGCCGAGCGGTGGGGACTGCACAACGCGCTAACGCTATTCAACCCGGCGCCGGTGACCTGA
- the kdgD gene encoding 5-dehydro-4-deoxyglucarate dehydratase: protein MTAPQELKQIVSDGLLSFPVTDFDANGDFNARSYAARLEWLAPFGATALFAAGGTGEFFSLTPQDYSAVIKTAVDTCAGKVPILAGAGGPTRLAIDYAREAERLGAKGVLLMPHYLTEASLDGIAAHVEQVCKAVNIGVIVYNRANSKLGADQLERLAEKCPNLIGFKDGVGDIERMVQIRRRMGDRFSYLGGLPTAEVYAAAYRALGVPVYSSAVFNFIPKTAMKFYHAVCNNDQETMGRLLDTFFLPYLEIRNRRAGYAVSIVKAGAKLVGHDAGPVRAPLTDLLPDELAALDALIKTVEG from the coding sequence ATGACTGCACCTCAGGAACTCAAGCAAATCGTCTCGGACGGCTTGTTGTCTTTCCCCGTGACCGACTTCGACGCGAACGGCGACTTCAACGCGCGCAGTTATGCCGCGCGTCTGGAGTGGCTCGCCCCGTTCGGCGCGACGGCGCTCTTCGCGGCGGGCGGCACCGGCGAGTTCTTCTCGCTCACGCCGCAGGACTACAGCGCCGTGATCAAGACGGCGGTCGACACGTGCGCCGGCAAGGTGCCGATCCTGGCGGGCGCCGGCGGCCCGACACGCCTGGCCATCGACTATGCGAGGGAAGCCGAACGGCTCGGCGCCAAGGGCGTGCTGCTCATGCCGCACTACCTGACCGAAGCCAGTCTCGACGGCATTGCCGCGCACGTGGAACAGGTCTGCAAGGCGGTCAACATCGGCGTGATCGTGTACAACCGCGCGAATTCGAAGCTCGGCGCCGACCAGTTGGAGCGTCTTGCCGAAAAATGTCCCAACCTGATCGGCTTTAAGGACGGCGTGGGCGATATCGAGCGCATGGTGCAGATCCGCCGCCGCATGGGCGATCGCTTCTCGTATCTGGGCGGCCTGCCGACGGCCGAAGTCTACGCAGCGGCTTATCGCGCGCTGGGTGTGCCGGTGTATTCGTCTGCCGTGTTCAACTTCATCCCGAAAACGGCCATGAAGTTCTATCACGCGGTATGCAATAACGATCAGGAGACGATGGGGCGCCTGCTCGACACGTTCTTCCTGCCGTATCTGGAGATTCGCAACCGTCGCGCCGGATACGCCGTGAGCATCGTCAAGGCCGGTGCGAAGCTGGTCGGCCACGACGCGGGTCCGGTACGCGCGCCGCTGACCGACCTGCTGCCGGACGAACTCGCCGCGCTCGATGCCCTCATCAAGACAGTCGAAGGCTAA
- a CDS encoding aldehyde dehydrogenase (NADP(+)), producing MQITGEMLIGRADVRGSAGTLEAFDPSRGERLTPPFGAGTVQDVARACELARDAFDAFRSLPLARRAEFLEAVAQAILDLGDALIERAHAETGLPVARLQGERGRTVGQLRMFARVVRDGHFLDATIDPAQPAREPLPRSDLRLAKIGLGPVAVFGASNFPLAFSVAGGDTASAFAAGCPVIVKAHSAHLGTSELVARAVRSAVQKLDLPEGVFSLLVGERAVGEALVAHPAIAAVGFTGSRTGGLALQRIAQSRTVPIPVYAEMSSINPVYLLPEALAARGDAIAKGFVESLTLGVGQFCTNPGLVLGIAGDVLERFCRSAAEALAAKAAGTMLTPGIQQAYDKGVARLSDEPNVTLVARGQAGGACQGQAALFRTTAAQFLATPALHDEMFGPASVVIACDTVDEMIAITERLEGQLTATLQLDARDTATARRLLPSLERRAGRILANGFPTGVEVCHAMVHGGPFPATSNAMFTSVGASAIDRFLRPVCYQDLPDALLPEALQEGNPLGLWRLRDGALAQR from the coding sequence ATGCAGATTACCGGTGAGATGTTGATCGGCCGCGCCGACGTGCGCGGCAGCGCGGGTACGCTCGAGGCGTTCGACCCATCGCGCGGCGAGCGTCTGACGCCGCCGTTCGGCGCGGGGACCGTGCAGGACGTGGCTCGGGCGTGCGAGCTGGCGCGCGATGCTTTCGATGCGTTCCGTTCGTTGCCCCTCGCCAGACGCGCCGAATTTCTGGAAGCCGTCGCTCAGGCGATTCTTGATCTCGGCGACGCGCTCATCGAACGGGCGCACGCGGAGACGGGCCTGCCCGTTGCGCGCCTGCAAGGCGAGCGCGGGCGTACCGTCGGTCAATTGCGGATGTTCGCCCGTGTGGTGCGCGACGGTCATTTCCTCGACGCCACCATCGACCCGGCGCAACCGGCACGCGAACCGCTACCGCGCAGCGACCTGCGTCTGGCGAAGATCGGTCTCGGTCCCGTGGCAGTGTTCGGCGCGAGCAACTTCCCGCTGGCCTTTTCGGTGGCGGGCGGCGACACTGCCTCCGCATTTGCGGCAGGCTGTCCGGTGATCGTCAAGGCGCATTCGGCGCACCTCGGCACGTCGGAACTCGTGGCTCGCGCCGTCCGCTCGGCGGTGCAGAAACTCGACTTGCCCGAAGGCGTGTTCTCGCTGCTCGTCGGCGAGCGTGCCGTGGGCGAGGCGCTGGTGGCGCATCCGGCGATCGCTGCGGTCGGCTTTACCGGCTCTCGCACCGGTGGCCTTGCGCTGCAACGCATTGCACAGTCGCGCACCGTGCCGATTCCCGTCTACGCCGAGATGAGCAGCATCAACCCGGTGTACCTGCTGCCCGAGGCGCTGGCCGCGCGCGGCGACGCAATCGCGAAGGGGTTCGTCGAATCCCTGACCCTGGGTGTCGGTCAGTTCTGCACGAATCCGGGTTTGGTGCTGGGTATCGCGGGCGACGTGCTCGAACGCTTCTGTCGCAGCGCTGCCGAGGCCCTCGCAGCGAAGGCTGCGGGCACCATGCTCACGCCCGGCATCCAACAGGCGTACGACAAAGGTGTCGCGCGCCTGAGCGACGAACCGAACGTGACTCTCGTTGCGCGCGGTCAGGCGGGCGGCGCGTGCCAGGGGCAGGCGGCGTTGTTCCGTACGACAGCGGCGCAGTTCCTCGCGACACCGGCGCTGCATGACGAGATGTTCGGTCCGGCATCGGTCGTGATCGCGTGCGATACGGTCGACGAGATGATCGCCATCACCGAACGTCTGGAAGGCCAACTCACTGCGACGCTGCAACTGGACGCCCGCGACACGGCAACGGCGCGCCGTTTGCTGCCGAGCCTCGAACGGCGTGCGGGCCGCATTCTCGCGAATGGGTTCCCGACCGGCGTCGAGGTGTGTCACGCGATGGTGCACGGCGGTCCGTTCCCCGCCACGTCGAACGCCATGTTCACGTCGGTCGGCGCATCGGCCATCGATCGTTTCCTGCGCCCGGTTTGCTACCAGGACCTGCCCGATGCGCTTTTGCCCGAAGCGCTCCAGGAAGGCAATCCGCTCGGCCTTTGGCGACTTCGCGACGGCGCGCTCGCTCAGCGATAA
- a CDS encoding RNA polymerase sigma factor, translated as MIGQDGQDLPSLLPGLLPRLWAFALRVTGDRHDAEDLVQRACVHALERVHQWQRGTSALSWMFSIVHTTWINEIRARRVRSRGSLAWDEADIEGVPDLQASTPEDLASYRQVFCAVDRLPEAQRLVLLLVAVEGMSYQEAADVLDVPIGTVMSRLSRARRTVGDQFRNPQAQPRLAERPAREHRAGPAVGAREEDA; from the coding sequence ATGATCGGTCAGGACGGTCAGGACCTACCCAGTTTGCTCCCGGGCTTGCTACCGCGCCTTTGGGCGTTCGCATTGCGCGTGACAGGCGATCGCCATGACGCCGAGGATCTCGTGCAGCGCGCCTGCGTGCATGCGCTGGAGCGCGTGCATCAGTGGCAGCGAGGCACGTCGGCCCTGAGCTGGATGTTCAGCATCGTGCATACGACGTGGATCAACGAGATCCGCGCGCGCCGCGTGCGCTCGCGCGGAAGCCTTGCGTGGGACGAGGCGGATATCGAGGGGGTGCCCGATCTTCAGGCGTCCACGCCCGAGGACCTCGCCAGCTATCGCCAGGTCTTCTGCGCCGTCGACCGTCTGCCCGAAGCGCAACGGCTCGTGTTGCTGCTCGTGGCCGTGGAGGGAATGAGTTATCAGGAGGCTGCCGACGTGCTCGACGTGCCGATCGGTACGGTGATGAGCCGCCTGTCGCGCGCACGCCGAACCGTCGGCGACCAGTTTCGGAACCCGCAGGCGCAACCCCGCCTCGCAGAGCGCCCGGCTCGTGAGCATCGGGCCGGTCCCGCCGTTGGCGCACGTGAGGAGGACGCGTGA
- a CDS encoding lipoprotein, with the protein MKPRQSMSAMLISLAAAAGLLSVAAAHAEVPLKTTDGVLVDAQGRTVYTFDNDVANSGKSACNDQCAAAWPPVMADAGAKAEGNYSIVTRNDGTKQWAYKGKPLYLFVKDTAAGDKKGDGVKDVWHVVKP; encoded by the coding sequence ATGAAACCACGTCAATCGATGTCCGCTATGCTCATCAGTCTCGCCGCTGCCGCCGGGTTGTTATCCGTTGCCGCAGCCCACGCGGAAGTGCCGCTCAAGACCACCGACGGCGTGCTGGTCGACGCGCAGGGCCGCACCGTCTACACGTTCGACAACGACGTGGCCAACAGCGGCAAGAGCGCCTGCAACGACCAGTGTGCCGCCGCCTGGCCGCCGGTCATGGCCGACGCCGGCGCCAAAGCCGAAGGCAACTATTCCATCGTGACGCGCAACGACGGGACGAAGCAGTGGGCGTACAAGGGCAAGCCGCTGTACCTGTTCGTGAAGGACACCGCCGCCGGCGACAAGAAGGGCGATGGCGTCAAGGACGTGTGGCACGTCGTCAAGCCCTGA
- a CDS encoding ABC transporter permease codes for MNRANKTSVATPAAAMAAHNGDFMATQASQRQSAAAPEARRKMRREGPGSRLWRVLVWGAMIFFLVNVALMIATVTMNSFATRWFGTPLPEGFTLHWYAQAWRDFQLADVLWVTVEVVGAVVLLSIALGVPAAYALARAQFPGKKLAMLVFLLPLMVPPVTYGIPMATVLYKVGLGGTLTGVILANLVPSLPFVILVMTPFIEQIDPNLESAARIFGANTFKYFRHVLLPLLVPGILAAGLLVLVRTIGMFELTFFTAGPDTQTLVVALYYAVFSTGVRAPQSIDAMAMIYMAITLLWVLIALQFVSPTQLVSRVKEAPKGE; via the coding sequence ATGAATCGGGCAAACAAGACGTCGGTTGCAACACCGGCCGCAGCGATGGCCGCGCATAACGGAGATTTCATGGCAACGCAGGCGTCGCAACGTCAGTCGGCGGCGGCCCCCGAAGCACGGCGCAAGATGCGTCGCGAAGGGCCCGGGTCTCGCCTGTGGCGCGTGCTGGTGTGGGGCGCGATGATCTTCTTCCTCGTGAACGTGGCGTTGATGATCGCCACCGTCACGATGAATTCGTTCGCCACCCGATGGTTCGGCACACCGCTGCCTGAGGGCTTCACATTGCATTGGTACGCACAGGCGTGGCGCGACTTCCAGCTCGCCGACGTGTTGTGGGTGACCGTCGAAGTCGTGGGCGCGGTCGTGCTGCTGTCGATTGCGCTGGGAGTGCCCGCAGCCTATGCGCTGGCGCGAGCGCAGTTCCCCGGCAAGAAGCTGGCCATGCTGGTGTTCCTGCTGCCGTTGATGGTGCCGCCGGTGACGTACGGCATTCCGATGGCGACCGTGCTGTACAAGGTCGGGCTGGGCGGCACGCTCACGGGCGTGATTCTCGCGAACCTCGTGCCGTCGCTGCCCTTCGTGATTCTGGTGATGACGCCGTTCATCGAGCAGATCGACCCGAATCTCGAATCGGCCGCGCGCATCTTCGGGGCCAACACGTTCAAGTATTTCCGTCACGTGTTGCTGCCGTTGCTGGTGCCGGGCATTCTCGCGGCGGGGCTGCTCGTGCTGGTGCGCACGATCGGCATGTTCGAACTGACGTTCTTCACCGCGGGGCCGGACACGCAGACGCTGGTGGTCGCGTTGTATTACGCCGTGTTCTCGACCGGGGTGCGGGCGCCGCAGTCCATCGATGCGATGGCCATGATCTACATGGCGATCACGCTGCTGTGGGTGCTCATCGCCCTCCAGTTCGTGAGCCCGACGCAGCTGGTCAGCCGCGTGAAAGAGGCGCCGAAGGGCGAGTAG
- a CDS encoding carbohydrate ABC transporter permease encodes MTPAPRADGRGWLVAPALVCLVAMFVYPFAYGLFLSFQPMEGGGVFANYLKFFSEPTLWPTVIITLKLAVPATLINVGASIPAAFALRKSTRASKFVTMLLVIPVTLGTVLIADGMLTYYGPNGWFPQALHALGLYHDEVRLTHNFWGVLISLVISGFPFAFLLILSYVTGIDPTLARAAGTLGAGPWQQFRLIYLPLLVPGLTMAACLSFVQAFSVFPSAVLLGVPAGATRVVSIAAYEAAFESYDYSLASCVAIVMGFVQLLIVAGMLGARRAFYSGPTTGGKG; translated from the coding sequence ATGACGCCGGCGCCGCGCGCCGACGGGCGTGGCTGGCTCGTTGCACCGGCGCTCGTGTGTCTGGTCGCGATGTTCGTCTATCCGTTCGCGTATGGCCTGTTCCTGTCATTCCAGCCGATGGAGGGCGGCGGCGTCTTCGCGAACTACCTCAAGTTCTTCAGCGAGCCGACGCTGTGGCCGACGGTCATCATCACGCTCAAGCTCGCCGTGCCTGCAACGCTGATCAACGTGGGGGCGTCGATTCCGGCGGCCTTCGCGTTGCGCAAAAGCACGCGTGCATCGAAGTTCGTGACGATGCTGCTCGTGATTCCCGTCACGCTCGGCACGGTGCTGATCGCCGACGGCATGCTGACCTATTACGGCCCGAATGGCTGGTTCCCGCAGGCGCTGCACGCCCTGGGGCTGTATCACGACGAAGTGCGTCTGACGCACAACTTCTGGGGCGTGCTGATCTCCCTGGTGATCTCGGGCTTTCCGTTCGCGTTTCTCCTGATCCTGTCATACGTGACGGGTATCGACCCGACGCTCGCGCGCGCCGCAGGTACGCTCGGCGCCGGACCGTGGCAGCAATTTCGGCTGATTTATCTGCCGCTGCTGGTGCCGGGGCTGACGATGGCGGCGTGCCTGTCGTTCGTGCAGGCATTTTCCGTGTTTCCGTCGGCGGTGCTGCTCGGGGTGCCTGCGGGCGCCACACGTGTGGTGTCGATTGCCGCATACGAAGCCGCCTTCGAGAGCTATGACTATTCGCTCGCATCGTGTGTGGCCATTGTGATGGGGTTCGTTCAGTTGCTGATCGTGGCAGGCATGCTCGGCGCACGCCGGGCGTTCTATAGCGGTCCGACCACGGGAGGGAAGGGATGA